One stretch of Pseudomonas fluorescens Q2-87 DNA includes these proteins:
- a CDS encoding S8/S53 family peptidase codes for MPLRSAALATLFALAASAPAAAQEPLRLASLKRCGDLLQSQHQEWCLTVHGMGDGTPRLKLGAKAIPADAVQRDGQNLRLRLASDGYQSAPLWLEDGPRSSNAAWLTLRNSHVLAAGPDEVAKNMDGLTTYVDLVSVLIEEDQDGHQEAERLAHKYGATVVGSIAPLNLYQLRLPASDLVQRDALVLRLGSETSVDAVVIEESAAEEAEQAPVEAQAEEPKKPATDSDEWAANRFLDAVNYYQRRVPGRQTPVQPQPVRIGLIERAVDFDTADFADYVGACSLPRTCVYARDADKPDNHGTTVAGILAARWDNGGNTGLLRGLDQASGGFEVIVERNSDAGITANIAASVNLVEDGVRVLNWSWGIHRVGAKDVKGDEVDSLLRSGIAMGGYEELLEEFFLWLRKEHPDVVVINSAGNGSSFSGSDEYRLPSSFITEQLLVVGGHQRSARAGIAVDDPAYAVKRRSSNIDMRVDITAAACAHASTVSAGQAGAVHCGTSYATPMVAGLVAAMLSINPQLEPEQVRMLLRRSAMTIGDNHDFERMDAEDLTAPILPSERSYQLNDKDVGRSARLDMQKALDLAVQSRKRVR; via the coding sequence ATGCCCCTTCGATCCGCTGCCCTCGCCACGTTGTTCGCTTTGGCCGCCAGTGCGCCGGCCGCTGCGCAAGAGCCACTGCGCCTGGCAAGCCTGAAACGGTGCGGTGACCTGCTGCAAAGCCAGCACCAGGAATGGTGCCTGACCGTGCACGGCATGGGCGATGGAACCCCACGCTTGAAGTTGGGTGCGAAGGCGATACCTGCGGATGCGGTGCAGCGCGACGGGCAAAACTTGCGCTTGCGCCTGGCCAGCGACGGTTACCAGAGCGCTCCCCTCTGGCTGGAGGACGGCCCACGCTCCAGCAACGCGGCCTGGCTGACCCTGCGTAACAGCCACGTACTGGCCGCAGGGCCGGACGAAGTGGCGAAGAACATGGACGGCTTGACCACATACGTCGATCTGGTCAGCGTGCTGATCGAAGAAGACCAGGACGGCCACCAGGAGGCTGAGCGTCTTGCCCATAAGTACGGCGCGACGGTCGTCGGCAGCATTGCGCCGCTGAACCTGTACCAACTGCGCCTGCCCGCCAGCGACCTGGTGCAGCGTGACGCACTGGTACTGCGCCTGGGCAGCGAGACCAGCGTGGACGCCGTGGTGATCGAGGAGTCCGCCGCCGAAGAGGCCGAACAAGCCCCTGTCGAGGCACAGGCTGAGGAGCCGAAAAAACCGGCCACGGACTCGGATGAATGGGCCGCGAATCGCTTTCTCGATGCGGTGAACTACTATCAGCGGCGCGTCCCCGGGCGGCAGACGCCTGTGCAGCCCCAACCGGTGCGCATCGGCTTGATCGAGCGCGCGGTGGATTTCGACACCGCGGACTTTGCGGACTACGTCGGGGCTTGCTCGCTGCCGCGCACTTGCGTCTACGCACGCGATGCGGATAAGCCGGACAACCATGGCACCACAGTCGCCGGCATCCTCGCCGCGCGCTGGGACAATGGCGGCAACACGGGCTTGCTGCGTGGTCTGGACCAGGCGAGCGGTGGCTTCGAGGTCATTGTCGAGCGCAATTCCGATGCCGGAATCACTGCCAATATCGCCGCCTCGGTTAACCTCGTGGAAGACGGCGTGCGCGTGCTCAATTGGAGCTGGGGCATTCATCGCGTCGGCGCCAAAGACGTCAAAGGCGACGAGGTGGACTCACTGCTGCGCTCGGGCATCGCCATGGGTGGGTACGAGGAGTTGCTCGAGGAGTTCTTCCTGTGGCTGCGCAAGGAACATCCCGACGTGGTGGTAATAAACTCCGCCGGCAATGGCTCATCGTTCTCGGGCAGCGATGAATACCGCTTGCCCTCCTCGTTCATTACCGAGCAACTGCTGGTGGTCGGCGGCCACCAGCGCAGCGCGCGCGCCGGGATCGCAGTCGACGACCCGGCCTATGCGGTCAAGCGCCGTTCCTCGAATATCGACATGCGCGTCGACATCACAGCCGCCGCTTGCGCCCACGCCTCGACGGTCAGCGCCGGCCAGGCCGGTGCGGTGCATTGCGGTACGTCCTACGCAACGCCCATGGTTGCGGGCCTGGTGGCGGCGATGCTGTCCATCAACCCGCAACTCGAACCCGAGCAAGTGCGCATGCTGCTGCGCCGCAGCGCCATGACTATCGGCGACAATCACGACTTCGAACGGATGGATGCCGAGGACCTCACCGCGCCCATCCTGCCCTCCGAGCGCAGCTACCAGCTCAACGACAAGGACGTGGGCCGTTCGGCGCGGCTGGACATGCAAAAAGCCCTGGACCTGGCGGTGCAGAGCCGCAAGCGCGTGCGCTGA
- a CDS encoding aldo/keto reductase gives MTYEAFHDDLRDTRLPLNNGAGSMPAVGFGTLFRDLEATCDAVKYALEAGFRHFDCAERYRNEDRIGIAFQQVFAAGKIRREDVFITTKLWNTNHRPERVKPAFEASCRRLQVDYLDCYLIHTPFAFQPGDEQDPRDVFGHVIYDGGITLLDTWRALESLVDEGLCKSIGLSDITLEALETIVAGARIKPSVVQIESHPYLPEWEMLEFCKQHGIILLAFAPLGHGMLPNVLEDPVLTGIARHVQRTPAQVALAWAVQRGTAFLTTSAKPDRIRENFHLATLPHRAMREIKEDITTRIRFNSVIETGVPGFIARTS, from the coding sequence ATGACATACGAAGCCTTTCACGATGACCTTCGCGACACGCGCCTGCCGCTGAATAACGGCGCTGGCTCGATGCCCGCCGTAGGATTTGGCACGCTGTTCCGTGATCTGGAAGCCACCTGCGACGCAGTCAAATATGCGTTGGAGGCGGGTTTCCGGCACTTTGACTGCGCCGAGCGCTATCGCAACGAAGACAGGATTGGCATAGCGTTCCAGCAGGTATTTGCCGCCGGTAAAATCCGCCGTGAGGATGTGTTCATCACCACCAAACTGTGGAATACCAACCATCGACCCGAACGGGTCAAGCCGGCGTTCGAAGCGAGCTGCCGGCGCCTTCAGGTCGACTACCTCGATTGCTATCTGATCCACACTCCGTTCGCCTTCCAACCCGGCGACGAACAGGATCCACGGGACGTTTTCGGACACGTCATATACGATGGCGGCATTACCCTGCTCGACACCTGGCGCGCCCTTGAAAGCTTGGTGGACGAAGGCCTCTGCAAATCCATCGGCCTTTCGGATATAACGCTGGAGGCATTGGAAACCATCGTTGCCGGCGCGCGAATCAAGCCTTCCGTGGTGCAGATAGAATCGCACCCTTACCTGCCGGAATGGGAAATGCTGGAGTTTTGCAAACAACACGGGATTATCTTGCTGGCGTTTGCGCCGCTGGGGCATGGAATGCTGCCCAATGTCTTGGAAGATCCGGTGCTCACCGGCATCGCCCGGCATGTACAACGCACCCCGGCACAAGTGGCGCTGGCGTGGGCAGTTCAACGCGGGACGGCTTTCCTGACGACTTCGGCGAAACCGGACCGTATACGGGAAAATTTCCATCTGGCGACGCTGCCGCACCGGGCGATGCGAGAAATCAAAGAGGACATTACCACCCGGATTCGATTCAACTCAGTGATCGAAACCGGTGTTCCAGGCTTTATTGCCCGTACAAGCTGA
- a CDS encoding DHA2 family efflux MFS transporter permease subunit yields the protein MNATAALTAPHARSLRLVALLATYMQSVNLPLPNAGLRLIQGSISMTDDQAGWIFTAYLAASAITLPVAQWLAARFGLKRVYQVAILLFALGLWLGTLASSPPAFIGARILQGLTSGVLAPLSMAIALETLPAERRPAFGPKWTALVLLGIVSGPGIGGWVCEWLDWRWMFYLSLPLAAYIFMVVALLLIERKVDQRPPFDFFGFGTFTLGMIALQMLLDRGERLDWFDSPEIWVEALSCALGLYLFLVHVLTAKVHFLGKGLLRDRNFILSTVMFFALGFVLLSTMALTSPMLDEILGYPPDTTGLLTVPRGIALVGAFLLMGRAPVWIDVRLFIVVGITLVAYANWLMLGYSPLMDWTPVAVTGFVQGIGLGILMPALSKVAFSTIAPTLRPEAAGFFNLMRVYGSTLGVAVVQLYFFNNTQAMHVALASHLTPYRMTPPISPSALEGLNHLVTHQAAFVAVVGQFKILLVAILIVSPLVLFLRKPVAAN from the coding sequence ATGAACGCCACCGCTGCTCTTACCGCACCGCACGCGCGCTCGCTCAGGTTGGTTGCCTTGCTGGCCACCTACATGCAGTCGGTGAACTTGCCGCTGCCCAATGCCGGATTGCGCTTGATACAAGGCAGCATTTCGATGACGGACGATCAGGCCGGGTGGATCTTCACGGCCTACCTGGCGGCCAGCGCCATCACCCTGCCCGTGGCGCAATGGCTGGCTGCGCGCTTTGGCCTCAAACGTGTCTACCAAGTCGCCATCCTGCTGTTCGCCCTCGGCTTGTGGCTGGGCACGTTGGCAAGCTCGCCGCCGGCGTTCATTGGCGCACGCATCTTGCAAGGCCTGACGAGCGGCGTCCTGGCACCGCTGTCGATGGCGATCGCACTGGAGACGCTGCCCGCCGAGCGCCGCCCGGCATTTGGCCCGAAGTGGACGGCGCTGGTGCTGCTGGGGATCGTCAGCGGGCCTGGTATCGGCGGCTGGGTCTGCGAATGGCTCGACTGGCGCTGGATGTTCTACCTGAGCCTACCGCTGGCCGCGTACATTTTCATGGTCGTCGCGTTGCTGCTCATCGAGAGGAAAGTCGACCAACGCCCGCCGTTTGATTTCTTCGGTTTTGGCACGTTCACCCTCGGCATGATCGCCCTGCAAATGCTCTTGGACCGTGGCGAACGCCTGGATTGGTTCGACTCGCCGGAAATCTGGGTCGAAGCGCTGTCCTGTGCACTCGGGCTGTACCTGTTCCTCGTCCATGTGCTGACTGCCAAGGTGCATTTTCTCGGCAAGGGATTGCTCAGGGACCGCAACTTCATCCTGTCGACGGTGATGTTCTTCGCCCTTGGCTTCGTCCTGCTGTCGACGATGGCGCTGACCTCGCCGATGCTCGATGAAATCCTCGGCTACCCCCCGGATACCACGGGTTTGCTGACAGTCCCGCGGGGCATCGCATTGGTTGGGGCGTTCCTGCTGATGGGGCGCGCGCCGGTGTGGATCGACGTTCGCCTATTCATCGTGGTCGGCATCACCCTGGTGGCCTATGCCAATTGGCTGATGCTCGGCTATTCACCCCTCATGGACTGGACGCCCGTGGCGGTGACCGGATTCGTCCAAGGGATCGGCCTCGGCATCCTGATGCCGGCGCTGAGCAAGGTCGCGTTCAGCACGATCGCGCCGACCTTGCGTCCCGAGGCCGCCGGATTCTTCAACTTGATGCGCGTCTACGGCAGCACTCTCGGCGTGGCGGTGGTGCAACTCTATTTCTTCAATAACACCCAGGCGATGCACGTGGCGCTGGCGAGTCATTTAACGCCCTATCGGATGACACCGCCCATCTCGCCATCGGCGCTTGAAGGTCTTAATCATCTGGTCACCCACCAGGCGGCGTTCGTTGCAGTGGTGGGTCAATTCAAGATCTTGCTGGTGGCGATACTCATCGTCAGCCCACTGGTGTTGTTCCTTCGCAAGCCTGTTGCAGCCAACTGA
- a CDS encoding flavin reductase family protein — translation MNANIAPVPLPKAYRLLNHGPTVLVSARHDGVDNVMSAAWACALDFSPPKLTVVLDKSTRTRALVEKSGMLVIQVPTVAQLELTYQVGNLSLLDDPHKLAHSGVELFSIDGHDVPFVAGCSAWLACRLIPETHNQQAYDLFIAEVVGAWADTRVFRDGHWYFDTAPTQLRSLHYIAGGQFYAIGDSLVAESAGAVLPEDA, via the coding sequence ATGAACGCCAACATTGCCCCCGTCCCGCTGCCGAAAGCTTATCGCCTCCTCAACCACGGCCCCACCGTCCTGGTTTCTGCCCGCCACGACGGTGTCGACAATGTCATGTCCGCTGCCTGGGCCTGTGCGCTGGACTTTTCGCCGCCCAAGCTCACCGTGGTCCTGGACAAGAGCACCCGGACGCGAGCGCTGGTGGAAAAAAGCGGCATGCTGGTGATTCAAGTGCCAACCGTGGCCCAGCTTGAGCTCACCTATCAGGTAGGCAATCTCAGCCTGCTCGACGACCCGCATAAACTTGCACACAGCGGTGTCGAGCTGTTCAGCATTGACGGCCACGATGTGCCATTCGTTGCCGGCTGCTCGGCCTGGCTGGCCTGTCGACTGATCCCCGAAACCCACAACCAGCAGGCCTATGACCTGTTCATCGCAGAAGTCGTCGGCGCCTGGGCAGACACCCGCGTATTCCGCGACGGGCATTGGTATTTCGACACTGCGCCCACGCAACTGCGCAGCCTGCACTACATTGCCGGTGGGCAGTTCTACGCCATTGGCGACTCGCTGGTCGCCGAAAGTGCCGGGGCCGTGCTGCCGGAAGATGCCTGA
- a CDS encoding DUF1641 domain-containing protein codes for MAEPIDYDVKPSKTGLDAREELDRLLQSLHEHGVLRMANDLVCANTAIAKVLVDGLNKEGTLNVIQNLSILAMALSRVPPEDFYRVVFALKDAGAAISQWTAPDDKRAAPGVRGTYRLLQDESLWRAITPLLEGLKAMGEGMKRPVDKPISDFAGKPSDA; via the coding sequence ATGGCCGAGCCCATCGACTACGACGTCAAGCCGAGTAAAACCGGGCTTGACGCAAGGGAGGAACTTGATCGACTCCTCCAGAGCCTCCACGAGCACGGCGTGTTGCGCATGGCCAATGATCTGGTCTGCGCGAACACCGCGATCGCCAAAGTGCTTGTGGACGGTCTGAACAAAGAGGGAACGCTCAACGTCATCCAGAACCTGTCGATTCTGGCGATGGCGCTGTCTCGTGTTCCCCCCGAGGATTTTTACCGCGTGGTCTTCGCCTTGAAGGATGCCGGCGCCGCCATCAGCCAATGGACCGCACCCGATGACAAAAGGGCCGCGCCGGGCGTTCGCGGCACCTATCGCCTGCTGCAAGACGAATCGCTTTGGCGGGCGATAACCCCGCTGCTGGAAGGTTTGAAAGCGATGGGCGAGGGGATGAAAAGACCGGTCGACAAACCCATCAGTGACTTCGCTGGCAAACCCAGCGACGCGTGA
- a CDS encoding DUF2986 domain-containing protein, giving the protein MNRRKKINQLLKANAKKASAKLAPKSKTQYISKADRLKLAEQASQDAEIPAED; this is encoded by the coding sequence ATGAACCGTCGTAAGAAGATCAACCAGTTGTTGAAGGCCAACGCCAAGAAAGCCAGCGCCAAACTGGCGCCCAAAAGCAAAACCCAATACATCAGCAAGGCTGACCGATTGAAGCTGGCCGAGCAAGCCAGTCAAGACGCCGAGATTCCCGCCGAGGATTGA
- a CDS encoding DUF2790 domain-containing protein produces MNMKKIAALLMLASLGANAYADTTNTSSTPIETYNYSTKLDIEHVISITEPANECAPVPVQMTYEDSHGQRHVLQYQTMGTGCSN; encoded by the coding sequence ATGAACATGAAAAAAATCGCAGCGCTCCTGATGCTTGCCAGCCTGGGCGCCAATGCTTATGCGGACACGACGAATACTTCGAGCACCCCGATCGAAACCTACAATTACTCGACGAAGCTGGACATCGAACACGTGATCTCCATCACCGAACCAGCGAACGAATGTGCGCCCGTGCCGGTACAGATGACTTATGAAGACTCCCATGGCCAGCGGCATGTCCTGCAGTATCAAACGATGGGGACCGGTTGCTCCAATTGA
- a CDS encoding cytochrome ubiquinol oxidase subunit I: MEPMDPALLLARYQFAFTISFHIVLAAFSIGLANYLMVLEGLWLWRKRHVYKDIYTFWLKIFALTVAVGTASGLVMEFQFGMHWSALSRRAGAVLGPLMFYEVMVAFFLEAGFIGVMLFGMNKVGPRLHFLSTCAVAVGSLFSAFWILSANSWMHTPAGFSIGGDGRFVPVDWLAIVFNPSFPYRMVHMSLAAFLGTAMLVGGAGAWHLLRNSAHTSARVMFSMALWMAALVGPLQIVAGDLHGENTRDHQPQKLAAMEGSWRRPEAGQGEPLRLFAVPDQVNRKNQFELAIPHLGSLYLRHDWTGTIKSLEEFAPQDIPPVAVVFYAFRAMVGIGLLIVALGIASLVLRWRGRLYECRWLLRCSVIMAPAGFVAMICGWIVTEVGRQPFTVYGLMRTVDSHSGQPLSFVAGSTLAIMVVYLMVFSLGLFYLLRAIARLPADAQRAEE, translated from the coding sequence ATGGAACCGATGGATCCGGCGTTGCTGCTGGCGCGCTACCAGTTCGCGTTCACCATCAGCTTCCATATTGTCCTGGCGGCATTTTCCATTGGCTTGGCCAATTACTTGATGGTGCTCGAGGGGCTGTGGTTGTGGCGCAAGCGTCATGTCTACAAGGACATCTACACCTTCTGGCTGAAAATTTTTGCATTGACGGTCGCGGTCGGCACGGCGTCCGGGCTGGTCATGGAATTTCAGTTCGGCATGCACTGGAGTGCGCTGTCGCGGCGCGCAGGCGCTGTGCTGGGGCCCTTGATGTTCTACGAGGTGATGGTGGCTTTCTTCCTTGAAGCCGGCTTTATCGGTGTGATGCTCTTTGGCATGAACAAGGTCGGGCCACGCCTGCATTTTCTGTCCACCTGCGCCGTGGCCGTGGGTTCGTTGTTCAGTGCTTTCTGGATACTGTCCGCCAATTCATGGATGCACACGCCGGCTGGATTCAGCATCGGCGGCGATGGCCGCTTCGTCCCGGTCGACTGGCTTGCGATCGTGTTCAATCCATCGTTTCCCTACCGCATGGTGCACATGAGCCTTGCAGCCTTTCTCGGCACGGCGATGCTGGTCGGCGGCGCGGGGGCCTGGCACTTGTTGCGCAACAGTGCTCATACGTCGGCCAGGGTCATGTTTTCCATGGCGCTATGGATGGCAGCGCTGGTGGGGCCCTTGCAAATCGTGGCGGGTGATCTGCACGGTGAAAATACCCGAGACCACCAGCCGCAAAAGCTCGCCGCCATGGAAGGGTCCTGGCGGCGGCCTGAGGCAGGCCAAGGCGAACCACTCAGGCTGTTTGCGGTGCCTGACCAGGTCAACCGCAAAAACCAATTCGAGCTGGCCATTCCGCATCTGGGCTCGCTGTATTTGCGACATGACTGGACCGGCACCATCAAGAGTCTGGAGGAGTTCGCGCCGCAGGATATTCCGCCGGTGGCCGTGGTGTTCTATGCGTTCAGGGCCATGGTGGGCATCGGACTGCTGATCGTTGCATTGGGGATTGCCAGTCTTGTCCTGCGTTGGCGCGGTCGGCTCTATGAGTGTCGATGGCTGCTGCGCTGCTCGGTCATCATGGCCCCGGCGGGATTTGTGGCGATGATCTGTGGGTGGATCGTGACTGAGGTCGGGCGCCAGCCGTTTACCGTCTACGGATTGATGCGCACGGTCGACAGCCACTCCGGGCAACCGCTGTCGTTCGTCGCGGGCAGCACGCTGGCCATCATGGTGGTCTACCTGATGGTCTTTAGCCTGGGGTTATTTTATTTGCTGCGGGCGATTGCCCGCTTGCCAGCCGATGCCCAGAGGGCCGAAGAATGA
- a CDS encoding efflux transporter outer membrane subunit, with product MKTSLRFTRSAFLCTVNALGMALMLCACTVGPDFVRPATRSSQHYDPQAEQQSAGGQFEMGKRINGHWWSAFRSPKLDEVMRQAIDGNLELVAADATIRQAAASVAAAEGAFYPQVNIGATAGRQRTHTASEPSVSNVYAIGPRVAFDLDMFGGLERAVEGQQAFADLQKHRYEAAYLTLTGDVTQQALLLASANAQIRAVQTLLSNDAKNLELVRRAHQSGTTTRIDVSLAETRLAQDRTLLPPLAQQRDAARHALSILAGKGPADWIAPDFVLDDFASPSSIPVSLPSETARTRPDILQAEAELHMASAAVGVATASLYPHVELSASLTQAASGNGGAALWGLAAGMTAPIFNGGALKAERQAAVDGYNAALARYQHTVVSSFGQIADTLQAINHGAEQNAAQDDALRAADTSLQLNQQAYAQGENSILQVLEAERAYEQALLGQIRVQTARYLDVVQLFVALGGNDAGVIVPNVATIRTDSLPL from the coding sequence ATGAAAACGTCCCTGCGCTTCACCCGTTCTGCGTTCCTGTGCACCGTCAACGCGCTAGGGATGGCTTTGATGCTTTGCGCCTGCACCGTCGGCCCCGACTTTGTGCGCCCTGCCACCCGTTCGTCGCAGCACTACGACCCACAGGCCGAGCAGCAATCGGCCGGTGGGCAGTTTGAAATGGGCAAGCGGATCAATGGCCATTGGTGGTCGGCGTTCCGTTCGCCCAAGCTCGACGAAGTCATGCGCCAAGCCATCGATGGCAACCTCGAACTGGTGGCCGCCGATGCGACCATTCGCCAAGCCGCGGCGTCTGTTGCGGCGGCGGAAGGTGCCTTTTATCCGCAAGTGAATATTGGCGCTACCGCCGGGCGTCAACGCACCCACACAGCGTCTGAGCCGAGCGTGTCGAATGTTTATGCGATCGGCCCACGGGTGGCTTTCGACCTGGACATGTTTGGCGGCCTCGAACGCGCGGTCGAAGGGCAACAAGCATTCGCGGACCTGCAGAAGCATCGTTATGAGGCGGCCTACCTCACGCTGACCGGGGACGTCACCCAGCAAGCGCTGCTGCTTGCCTCAGCCAATGCGCAAATCAGGGCAGTACAAACGCTGCTGTCCAACGATGCGAAAAACCTTGAACTGGTCCGCCGGGCACACCAGAGCGGCACCACGACCCGGATCGACGTGTCACTGGCCGAAACCCGCCTTGCCCAGGATCGCACGCTGCTGCCACCACTCGCCCAACAGCGCGACGCTGCTCGGCACGCACTGTCGATCCTTGCCGGCAAAGGCCCGGCGGACTGGATCGCGCCAGACTTCGTCCTCGATGACTTTGCTTCACCGTCGAGCATTCCGGTCAGCCTGCCGTCCGAGACGGCTCGCACACGTCCGGACATCCTGCAAGCCGAGGCCGAGTTGCATATGGCCAGCGCAGCAGTGGGCGTAGCGACTGCCAGCCTTTATCCGCACGTCGAGCTTTCGGCCTCACTGACCCAAGCCGCATCCGGCAATGGCGGCGCCGCCCTCTGGGGTCTGGCCGCCGGAATGACTGCGCCGATCTTCAATGGCGGCGCACTCAAGGCTGAGCGCCAGGCCGCCGTTGACGGTTACAACGCCGCCCTCGCCCGCTATCAGCACACGGTCGTTAGCTCATTTGGCCAGATTGCGGACACCTTGCAGGCCATCAATCACGGTGCCGAGCAGAACGCTGCGCAGGACGACGCCTTGCGCGCCGCCGACACCAGTTTGCAGTTGAACCAACAGGCTTACGCCCAGGGCGAAAACAGCATCCTGCAAGTGCTTGAAGCCGAACGCGCCTATGAGCAAGCGCTGCTCGGGCAGATCCGCGTACAGACCGCGCGTTATCTGGACGTGGTCCAGCTGTTCGTGGCCCTGGGCGGCAATGACGCAGGCGTCATCGTGCCCAATGTCGCCACGATTCGTACCGATTCCTTACCACTCTGA
- the cydB gene encoding cytochrome d ubiquinol oxidase subunit II, whose protein sequence is MFISEALLPDLAAAAIAFTIITYVVLDGTDLGVGILFATRRDANEKAIMVSSILPIWDGNETWLVLGGGGLLALFPVAYSLIFSALYMPVIVMLLALIFRAVALEFRADASSRMRRWLDVTLVAGSLIAAFCQGAIMGCVVQGIEQQDGQFAGNGWEWLSAFSLTCGAVLVIGYALLGSCWLVWRTEGHLQATARRQARILGWLTLLGMAAIVVWTSQLLPVYRDNLAESSLSVPLLLVQGLLLVGFRWAFSSRFEFLPLFAVLGWFGVAFVAAIITLYPLIVPSALSIEQASAPASSQSFMLVGFAVLVPVTLAYNTWGFWVFRGKVKREQVDSGA, encoded by the coding sequence ATGTTCATTTCTGAGGCGTTGCTCCCCGATCTTGCCGCCGCAGCGATCGCGTTCACCATCATCACGTACGTCGTCCTGGATGGGACTGACCTGGGTGTCGGAATACTCTTCGCCACGCGCCGTGACGCCAACGAAAAAGCAATCATGGTGAGTTCCATCCTGCCGATCTGGGACGGTAACGAGACGTGGCTGGTGCTGGGTGGCGGAGGGTTGCTGGCCTTGTTCCCGGTAGCCTACAGCCTCATTTTTTCCGCCCTGTACATGCCGGTCATCGTCATGCTGCTGGCGTTGATTTTCCGGGCGGTTGCGCTTGAGTTTCGCGCTGATGCGTCTTCGCGGATGAGGCGTTGGCTTGACGTTACATTGGTCGCCGGATCGTTGATCGCGGCGTTTTGCCAAGGCGCCATCATGGGCTGCGTGGTGCAAGGCATCGAACAGCAGGATGGCCAGTTCGCCGGCAACGGTTGGGAATGGCTGAGTGCGTTTTCGCTGACCTGTGGCGCGGTGTTGGTCATCGGCTACGCGTTGCTGGGCAGTTGCTGGTTGGTCTGGCGTACCGAAGGCCACTTGCAAGCGACGGCCAGGCGCCAGGCGCGAATACTTGGCTGGCTGACGTTGTTGGGGATGGCCGCCATCGTCGTCTGGACCAGCCAGTTGCTGCCGGTCTACCGCGACAATCTTGCAGAATCAAGCCTGAGCGTGCCGCTGTTGTTGGTCCAGGGTCTGTTGCTGGTAGGGTTTCGTTGGGCCTTCTCCAGCCGTTTCGAATTCCTGCCGTTGTTTGCCGTACTGGGATGGTTCGGCGTGGCCTTCGTTGCGGCGATCATCACGCTGTACCCGCTGATCGTGCCGTCGGCGCTTTCGATAGAGCAAGCCTCGGCCCCGGCGTCGAGCCAGTCTTTCATGCTGGTCGGTTTCGCTGTGCTGGTGCCGGTCACGCTTGCCTACAACACCTGGGGGTTCTGGGTGTTTCGAGGCAAGGTGAAGCGCGAGCAGGTTGACTCAGGCGCATGA
- a CDS encoding LysR family transcriptional regulator: MDLFQSMRFFNAVAQSGSFTAAAQLLDTTTTNVSKAVTALEARLHTRLINRTTRRLALTEAGVRYLQRCEQILDNVREAEEEAGTAHTVPVGRLKIHAMSAIGNHYVIDAIARYREIHPTVLFDLTLTNRVPDLLEESYDMSIVLARDLPDSGFVAQRLGMTYSVLCASPAYLAKRGVPDSPGELGGHECLRIVNTVMPAEEWTFDGPRGLETITIGASPFHINTADGMTTAIEKGMGIGVQPIASAVRGLRAGTLVRVLPEYRLEELNLFAIYPSRKFMDAKTKTWVDFLKQSIPQLLASDAAIVGAKNT; the protein is encoded by the coding sequence ATGGACCTCTTCCAGAGCATGCGTTTTTTCAACGCCGTAGCCCAAAGCGGCAGCTTCACTGCCGCAGCGCAACTGCTCGACACCACGACCACCAACGTTTCCAAAGCCGTCACGGCCCTTGAGGCCCGCCTGCACACCCGTTTGATCAACCGCACCACCCGCCGTCTCGCGCTCACGGAAGCGGGCGTGCGCTACCTGCAACGCTGCGAACAGATCCTCGACAACGTACGCGAGGCCGAGGAAGAAGCGGGAACTGCCCACACCGTGCCAGTCGGTCGTTTAAAGATTCACGCCATGTCGGCCATTGGCAATCACTACGTAATCGACGCGATTGCCCGTTACCGGGAAATTCACCCGACGGTCTTGTTCGACCTGACCCTCACCAACCGCGTTCCGGATTTACTGGAGGAAAGCTACGACATGTCCATTGTGCTGGCACGCGACCTGCCGGACTCGGGCTTCGTCGCCCAACGGCTGGGCATGACTTACAGCGTCCTCTGCGCATCACCTGCCTATCTGGCCAAACGCGGTGTGCCGGACTCTCCCGGCGAGCTTGGCGGGCATGAGTGCCTGCGTATCGTCAACACCGTGATGCCGGCTGAGGAATGGACGTTCGACGGCCCGCGAGGCTTGGAAACCATCACCATTGGCGCTTCGCCTTTTCACATCAATACTGCCGATGGCATGACCACAGCGATTGAAAAAGGCATGGGAATCGGCGTTCAGCCAATCGCATCGGCCGTACGCGGTCTGAGGGCGGGGACATTGGTGCGGGTGTTGCCTGAGTACCGACTGGAGGAGTTGAACCTGTTCGCGATCTATCCATCGCGCAAGTTCATGGATGCGAAAACCAAAACCTGGGTGGATTTTCTCAAGCAATCAATCCCGCAGTTGCTGGCATCGGATGCAGCTATTGTCGGAGCTAAAAACACTTAG